GGTGCTGGCCGTCCTGGACGACACCGGCCACGCCGGCTTCGCCGTCGAGCGGGTGCGGGCGGCGATCGACGCCGACCCACGCGTGGGCGGGCGGCTCGCGCTGTGGGCGCGACGGCTGATGGGCGAGGCCCTGTCCGAGTCGCAGCGGGTGGTCGCCGAGCGCGACGCCCTGTCCACGATGCTCGTGGGCGGGGTGGCCGACGGCTTCGACCTCGCCGAGGTCGGCAGGATGTTCTCCCGCATCACCGAGGCGCACACCAAGCGGATGGCCGCTCTTGGGCTGGCCGCCTAGGAACCGTCGGGCACGCGCCGCCGGACGGCCCTCGAGGGCTCGAAACCTCCAGCAGCGTCAGGGGCGTCGGCGGCCGCGGCGGCGGCTCAGGCCGTCGCCGATCGTCGGCGGAGTCTTCCCGCCGGGCGCAGCAGCAGGGAGAGGGACGCGGCGGACACGATCGCGGCGCCGAGGAGCACCAGCAGGAAGCCGCCGGCCTCCAGCGCCGTGTGCGTGAGGAAGGCGCCGAAGAGGGCTCCGGCGACACCGGTGGACAGGACCAGGGGGCGGGCCGGGAGGCGGTGCGGCAGGCGGGCGGCGTACACCCATGACAGGGCCAGGCCGAGGATCGCGGAGCTGAGTGCTTCCAGGAGCATGTCAGGGTCCTCCCACATGGCCGGCCTGCCCGAAACGGTCGTAGCCCGTCTTACCCCTGACCTGCGGAATGCAATCCTCCTCTGTGCGGGAGCTGTGACCTCTTGGTGAAGTCGTGCGGGAGTCGCCGGAAACGGTCGAAACGGAAGGGGCCCGGCGGCTCCCACGAGCCGCCGGGCCCCTTCCGTCTGCTTCTGTCCGCAGCCCGCTACAGCGCGCCGAAGCCCACCTTGCGCGGTGCCGGCTCGCCGAGCTCCACGTACGCGAGCCGGTCGGCCGGGACCAGCACCTTGCGGCCATGCTCGTCCACGAGGCTGAGCAGCTGCGACTTGCCGGCCAGCGCCTCGGCCACCACGCGCTCGACCTCTTCGGCACTCTGACCGCTCTCCAGAACGATCTCGCGCGGCGCGTGCTGAACGCCGATCTTGACCTCCACGGCTATGTCCCTCCGAACGGTCAGTGAAGTGCGCGGGCGTCCGCGCCGTACCCAGCACACATTAGCCCGGTGAGGGGACGCGCACGTTCAGCGCGAGAACGCCAGGAGCGAACAGCCGACGGGAACAAACACGCGGACATGTGCAGGTGAGTAGTGCGCCTGCTCGCCAAAGGTGCAGGTCAGTGGTGCCCGTGCTCGTTCCCGTGCAGCGGGAAGCCGGCGATGCCCCGCCACGCCAGGGAGGTGAGCAACTGCACCGCCTGGTCGCGCGGCACACTGCGGTCGCTGTGCAGCCAGGAACGCGCCACCACCTGGGCGAGGCCGCCGAGGCCGGAGGCGAGCAGCATCGACTCCGCGCGCGAGAGCCCGGTGTCCTCGGCGATCACGTCACAGATCGCCTCCGCGCACTCGTTCGTGACCTTGTCGACGCGCTCGCGCACGGCGGGCTCGTTCGTCAGGTCCGACTCGAAGACGAGCCGGAATGCGCCGCCGTCGTCCTCGACGTAGGCGAAGTACGCGTCCATCGTGGCCCGCACGCGCTGCTTGTTGTCGGTGGTCGACGCGAGCGCGTTGCGCACGGACTGGATCAACGACTCGCAGTGCTGGTCCAGCAGGGCCAGGTAGAGGTCCAGCTTGCCCGGGAAGTGCTGGTAGAGCACCGGCTTGCTGACACCGGCACGCTCGGCGATGTCGTCCATCGCGGCCGCGTGGTAGCCCTGGGCCACGAAGACTTCCTGGGCGGCGCCCAGCAGCTGGTTCCGACGGGCACGGCGCGGCAGGCGCGTACCCCGCGGGCGTGCTGCCTCAGTTTGCTCGATGGCTGTCACGCCGCCTCCCAAAGTCGTCCACATGCGGTGTGCGCCGCCCGGCCATCGTACTTTTCGGTAACCGTGCTGTGCGCGCTGCGAGCGCAGAAT
This region of Streptomyces chromofuscus genomic DNA includes:
- a CDS encoding TetR/AcrR family transcriptional regulator, with the protein product MTAIEQTEAARPRGTRLPRRARRNQLLGAAQEVFVAQGYHAAAMDDIAERAGVSKPVLYQHFPGKLDLYLALLDQHCESLIQSVRNALASTTDNKQRVRATMDAYFAYVEDDGGAFRLVFESDLTNEPAVRERVDKVTNECAEAICDVIAEDTGLSRAESMLLASGLGGLAQVVARSWLHSDRSVPRDQAVQLLTSLAWRGIAGFPLHGNEHGHH
- a CDS encoding DUF3107 domain-containing protein yields the protein MEVKIGVQHAPREIVLESGQSAEEVERVVAEALAGKSQLLSLVDEHGRKVLVPADRLAYVELGEPAPRKVGFGAL